From Pseudomonadota bacterium, a single genomic window includes:
- a CDS encoding DUF1566 domain-containing protein — protein sequence MPNARRVLPVLVALVLSACGAPALPEGPSGMATPSGGSGGKFKCENVSGKTDPWLVEWDATQKARMQAAARKGVLLVRYSGCDLEVLYGCEQPGAYDLEPTTLSTNTEYITSEDEVFAKLPVGAISLVGEFRQGDRWSLDYAILGMQQTAVNEVDGAQLNGECARATHFVSATAIGAYRLVSEAKRKAAAGVEVFGAGAGASSGDSAGALRQAGAYDRCVSAADASDAQCQAVVQLFLSPVKPPPPPAPQASAPVEPGSAEVRQPGTNLYWLRCPLGRTWLGVMCGGDVKGMSWTEARGACPPGYRLPSRQEYVDLLGGCDDKVARGKPGLCAKCSASADCNAMFAQDAYPAYWSSSPFDDDRAWFASFYRGDVNHFDARGVHWGVNIGAGARCVRSGQ from the coding sequence ATGCCCAACGCCCGTCGTGTGCTTCCGGTCCTCGTCGCGCTCGTCCTCTCCGCGTGCGGCGCGCCCGCGCTGCCCGAGGGCCCGAGCGGAATGGCGACCCCGTCGGGCGGGAGCGGCGGCAAGTTCAAGTGCGAGAACGTCTCGGGCAAGACCGACCCGTGGCTCGTCGAGTGGGACGCGACGCAGAAGGCGCGGATGCAGGCCGCCGCGCGCAAGGGCGTGCTGCTCGTCCGCTACTCCGGCTGCGATCTCGAGGTGCTGTACGGCTGCGAGCAGCCGGGCGCGTACGACCTCGAGCCGACGACGCTGAGCACGAACACGGAGTACATCACCAGCGAGGACGAGGTGTTCGCCAAGCTGCCGGTGGGCGCGATCAGCCTCGTCGGCGAGTTCCGGCAGGGCGACAGGTGGTCGCTCGACTACGCGATCCTCGGGATGCAGCAGACCGCGGTCAACGAGGTCGACGGCGCACAGTTGAACGGGGAGTGCGCGCGCGCGACGCACTTCGTGTCCGCGACGGCGATCGGCGCCTACCGGCTCGTCTCCGAGGCGAAGCGCAAGGCGGCGGCGGGCGTCGAGGTTTTCGGCGCGGGCGCCGGGGCGTCGAGCGGCGACTCGGCCGGCGCGCTGCGGCAGGCGGGCGCCTACGACAGGTGCGTGTCCGCCGCGGACGCGAGCGATGCGCAGTGCCAGGCCGTCGTGCAGCTGTTCCTGTCGCCGGTGAAGCCGCCGCCGCCGCCGGCGCCGCAGGCGAGCGCGCCGGTCGAGCCCGGCAGCGCGGAGGTGCGACAGCCCGGCACGAACCTCTATTGGCTGCGCTGCCCTTTGGGGCGCACGTGGCTCGGGGTCATGTGCGGCGGCGACGTGAAGGGGATGTCCTGGACCGAGGCCAGAGGCGCCTGCCCGCCCGGATATCGGCTCCCCTCCCGCCAGGAGTACGTCGATCTGCTCGGCGGCTGCGACGACAAGGTGGCGCGCGGGAAGCCCGGCCTGTGCGCGAAGTGCAGCGCCAGCGCCGATTGCAACGCCATGTTCGCGCAGGACGCCTACCCCGCCTACTGGAGCTCGTCGCCGTTCGACGACGACCGCGCGTGGTTCGCCAGCTTCTACCGCGGAGACGTGAACCACTTCGACGCCCGGGGCGTGCACTGGGGCGTCAACATCGGCGCCGGCGCCCGCTGCGTGCGCTCCGGACAGTAG